From the genome of Pukyongia salina, one region includes:
- a CDS encoding homocysteine S-methyltransferase family protein, protein MSVFLDELNKRILVLDGAMGTMLQRYNFTEEDFRGERFKDHHKSVKGNNDLLSITQPQAIAEVHGKYFEAGADIVETNTFSGTRIAMADYDMEDLVYELNYESAKIAKEVALEYTRQDPDKPRFVAGAMGPTNKTASMSPNVNDPGYRGITFDALRAAYKEQAEALVDGGVDFLLVETIFDTLNAKAALFAIEELKEEKNIDLPVMVSGTITDASGRTLSGQTAEAFLISISHVPLVSVGFNCALGAKQLTPHLEVIAHRTDLAVSAYPNAGLPNAFGEYDESADEMAEQIREYLDRGLINIIGGCCGTTPAHIKAIAQLAASYQPRPLKVNTLKV, encoded by the coding sequence ATGAGTGTATTTTTAGATGAACTAAATAAAAGAATACTTGTGTTGGATGGTGCGATGGGCACCATGTTACAGCGGTATAATTTTACCGAAGAGGATTTTAGGGGTGAACGGTTTAAAGATCATCACAAGTCGGTAAAGGGAAATAACGACTTATTATCCATCACCCAACCCCAGGCCATCGCCGAAGTGCATGGTAAATATTTTGAAGCTGGAGCAGACATTGTGGAGACCAATACCTTTTCGGGTACCAGGATCGCTATGGCCGATTACGACATGGAAGATCTTGTTTACGAACTAAACTACGAATCGGCTAAGATCGCTAAAGAAGTTGCTCTCGAATATACGCGACAAGATCCGGATAAACCGAGATTTGTGGCCGGAGCTATGGGTCCCACCAATAAAACAGCCAGCATGTCTCCTAATGTGAATGACCCGGGATACAGGGGAATAACTTTCGATGCGTTACGTGCGGCTTACAAAGAGCAGGCAGAGGCTTTGGTAGATGGCGGTGTTGATTTCCTGTTGGTTGAAACTATTTTCGACACGCTCAATGCCAAGGCTGCTCTGTTTGCCATTGAAGAACTCAAAGAAGAGAAAAATATCGATCTGCCTGTTATGGTTAGTGGTACGATCACCGATGCCTCGGGCAGGACCTTATCCGGGCAAACAGCCGAAGCATTTCTAATTTCAATTTCTCATGTTCCGCTGGTTAGTGTTGGTTTTAATTGTGCCCTGGGTGCAAAACAGCTCACCCCGCACCTGGAAGTGATCGCGCACAGGACAGATCTTGCCGTTTCGGCATACCCTAATGCAGGCTTACCTAACGCCTTTGGAGAGTATGATGAGAGTGCCGATGAGATGGCCGAACAGATCCGCGAATACCTGGATCGGGGGTTGATAAACATCATTGGTGGTTGCTGCGGAACAACACCGGCCCATATAAAGGCTATTGCCCAACTGGCGGCCTCCTATCAACCTCGTCCCCTAAAAGTTAACACTTTAAAAGTGTGA
- the thrC gene encoding threonine synthase has translation MQYFSLNKQAEKVSFKEAVIKGLAPDKGLYFPETITKLPTRFFDRIEQLEDHEIAFHVIDQFVGGEIPAPELKQILKEVLSFDFPLVEVKPDIFSLELFHGPTLAFKDVGARFMARCLGYFNREKQAEKVTVLVATSGDTGGAVANGFFNVPGVEVVILYPSGKVSEIQEKQLTTLGKNISAMEVKGNFDDCQTMVKQAFLDEDFAGKVKLTSANSINVARWLPQMFYYFSAYKRLKEKGKPIIFSVPSGNFGNICAGMMARKLGLPIAHFITGTNENDVVPEYLRTGIYQQKNTISTISNAMDVAAPSNFVRIKELYDHDLEKLREDLSGYSYTDTQNLMVMKDLCGAYSYTADPHGAIGFAALSDYITENDFQGIGVFLETAHPVKFLDVIPKEIAEQITLPESIQAIIDKEKSAMQISSYKELKDYLLR, from the coding sequence ATGCAGTATTTCAGCTTAAATAAACAGGCAGAAAAGGTGAGTTTCAAGGAGGCTGTCATTAAAGGACTTGCGCCCGATAAAGGATTGTATTTCCCGGAAACCATCACCAAACTTCCTACGCGATTCTTCGATCGAATTGAACAATTGGAGGATCACGAGATCGCATTTCATGTTATAGACCAATTTGTGGGAGGTGAGATCCCGGCCCCTGAATTAAAGCAGATATTAAAGGAAGTGCTTTCGTTCGATTTCCCCCTGGTGGAGGTAAAACCCGATATTTTTTCTCTCGAACTGTTTCATGGGCCTACGCTTGCCTTCAAAGACGTTGGAGCCAGATTCATGGCACGTTGCCTGGGGTACTTCAACCGGGAGAAGCAGGCCGAAAAGGTGACCGTACTCGTGGCCACGTCTGGAGATACGGGCGGAGCTGTGGCCAATGGATTTTTTAATGTTCCGGGGGTTGAAGTGGTGATCCTGTATCCGTCCGGCAAGGTGAGTGAAATTCAGGAAAAACAACTCACAACACTGGGTAAAAACATAAGCGCAATGGAAGTTAAAGGCAATTTCGACGATTGCCAGACCATGGTAAAACAAGCTTTTCTGGATGAGGATTTCGCAGGTAAAGTGAAACTTACTTCGGCTAACAGTATCAACGTAGCGCGCTGGTTGCCGCAGATGTTTTATTATTTCAGTGCATACAAACGATTAAAAGAAAAAGGTAAACCAATAATTTTTTCGGTGCCTAGTGGCAATTTCGGGAATATCTGCGCCGGGATGATGGCGAGGAAACTAGGACTCCCAATTGCACATTTTATAACGGGAACTAATGAGAATGATGTTGTACCGGAATATCTGAGAACCGGTATTTACCAACAAAAAAATACGATCTCCACTATTTCCAATGCGATGGATGTGGCGGCCCCAAGTAATTTTGTTAGGATAAAAGAACTTTACGATCACGATCTGGAGAAGCTACGGGAGGACTTGTCGGGATATAGTTATACCGATACACAAAACTTAATGGTAATGAAGGATCTGTGCGGTGCATATTCCTATACGGCCGATCCTCATGGCGCGATCGGGTTTGCGGCTCTTTCAGATTATATTACTGAAAATGATTTTCAGGGGATAGGGGTGTTTTTGGAAACCGCCCATCCGGTAAAATTCCTGGATGTTATTCCGAAGGAAATAGCCGAACAAATTACCCTGCCGGAAAGTATTCAAGCCATTATTGATAAAGAAAAAAGCGCTATGCAGATCTCCTCATACAAGGAATTGAAGGACTATCTCTTGCGATAG
- a CDS encoding OsmC family protein: protein MKVTLNRLNDDFHFEAKGASNVVVHIDSKVNEEVHGASPMELLLMAVGGCNAIDIVSILKKQRQQITSYAIEVEGKRKEVRQAKPFEAIHVTVFLEGDIDEAKAKRAAQLSFEKYCSVSITLEGAVEVTYDVYVNDRKV, encoded by the coding sequence ATGAAAGTAACGCTCAACAGATTAAACGATGATTTCCATTTCGAAGCCAAAGGTGCTTCCAATGTGGTGGTACATATAGACAGCAAAGTAAACGAAGAAGTGCATGGGGCTAGTCCCATGGAACTATTACTCATGGCTGTGGGTGGATGCAATGCCATCGACATAGTGTCGATATTAAAAAAACAAAGACAGCAAATCACCTCCTACGCAATTGAAGTGGAAGGAAAACGTAAAGAAGTTAGGCAGGCCAAGCCGTTTGAGGCAATACATGTTACTGTTTTTCTTGAAGGTGATATAGATGAGGCCAAGGCTAAAAGAGCGGCCCAGCTTAGTTTCGAGAAGTATTGCTCTGTCTCAATTACGCTGGAAGGCGCGGTGGAGGTAACTTACGATGTGTATGTAAATGATAGGAAGGTATGA
- the metH gene encoding methionine synthase gives MIETRYLKLSGLEPLVITPESNFINVGERTNVAGSRKFLRLIKDGKYEEALDIARHQVEGGAQIIDVNMDDGLIDGRAAMVKFLNLIVSEPDISRVPIMIDSSKWEIIEAGLQVVQGKCVVNSISLKEGEEEFLHQAKLIRRYGAAVIVMAFDETGQADNYERRIEIAKRSYDLLVKKVNFPPEDIIFDLNIFPVATGMDEHRRNAVDFIEGTRWVKENLPHCSVSGGVSNVSFSFRGNDVVREAMHSVFLYHAIQAGMNIGIVNPAMLEVYDDIPKDLLEYVEDVILDRRDDATERLLEFAETVKGERKEKVADLSWRELPLQDRITRALVKGIDAYIEVDVEEARQQVDKPIEVIEGHLMIGMNVVGDLFGSGKMFLPQVVKSARVMKKAVAYLLPFIEEDKDATSSSNGKILMATVKGDVHDIGKNIVSVVLACNNYEIIDLGVMVPAEKIIATAKEENVDIIGLSGLITPSLDEMVFLAKEMQRQQFEVPLLIGGATTSRAHTAVKIDPQYENAVVHVNDASRAVTVVGDLLQKDRKQGYKNDLKKEYAEFRENFLGRQQRKEYLSLEEARKNKLSLDWSSDHIVTPNEPGIHQIMDLDLNLLLPYIDWTPFFRSWDLHGRFPNILEDRVVGEQATELYEDAQQMLRRIISEKLLQARAVFGLFEANSINDDDIEVVVPSEGNSEKKIFRTLRQQSRKAKDRPNLALADFIAPKDTGITDYMGCFCVTAGFGTDELAMKFEQEHDDYNSIMVKALADRLVEAFAEYLHEQVRKKYWGYAADEELSNTELISESYQGIRPAPGYPACPDHLEKETIWDILKVKETIGVSLTESLAMWPAASVSGYYFGNAEAKYFGLGKIREDQVKDFASRKGISEEKAFKWLQTSLAD, from the coding sequence ATGATCGAAACAAGATATTTGAAATTATCCGGACTGGAACCTTTAGTTATCACTCCGGAAAGTAATTTCATTAATGTTGGTGAACGGACTAATGTTGCCGGATCCAGGAAATTCTTAAGGCTCATCAAGGATGGTAAGTACGAGGAAGCACTGGATATTGCAAGACATCAGGTGGAGGGAGGAGCGCAGATCATAGACGTGAATATGGATGACGGTCTTATAGACGGTCGCGCCGCTATGGTAAAGTTTCTTAATCTCATTGTTTCCGAACCAGATATTTCGAGAGTCCCTATAATGATCGATAGCTCGAAATGGGAGATCATCGAAGCGGGATTACAGGTAGTGCAGGGGAAATGTGTGGTGAACTCTATAAGTTTAAAGGAAGGGGAAGAAGAGTTTCTCCATCAGGCAAAATTAATTAGAAGATATGGAGCCGCAGTGATCGTAATGGCCTTCGATGAGACCGGGCAGGCCGATAATTATGAGCGGCGCATTGAGATAGCGAAAAGATCTTACGATCTGTTGGTGAAGAAGGTAAATTTCCCTCCCGAAGATATCATATTCGACCTCAATATCTTTCCCGTGGCTACAGGGATGGATGAACATCGTAGAAATGCCGTCGATTTTATAGAAGGGACACGCTGGGTAAAGGAAAATCTCCCGCATTGTAGTGTGAGTGGAGGAGTAAGTAACGTTTCTTTTAGTTTCCGGGGGAATGATGTAGTACGTGAAGCCATGCACTCGGTTTTCCTGTATCATGCCATCCAGGCAGGGATGAATATTGGTATAGTGAACCCGGCCATGCTGGAGGTCTACGACGATATACCCAAAGACCTGCTGGAATATGTGGAAGACGTGATCCTGGACCGTAGGGATGACGCCACAGAACGACTTTTAGAATTTGCCGAGACCGTAAAAGGGGAACGAAAAGAAAAAGTAGCCGATCTATCCTGGCGGGAACTACCGCTACAGGATAGGATAACACGGGCTTTGGTAAAAGGGATAGATGCTTATATTGAAGTAGATGTAGAAGAAGCCCGACAGCAAGTAGATAAACCTATAGAGGTGATCGAAGGCCATTTGATGATAGGTATGAATGTAGTGGGTGATCTCTTCGGAAGTGGTAAAATGTTCCTTCCGCAGGTGGTGAAATCGGCGCGGGTAATGAAAAAAGCTGTGGCTTATTTGCTTCCTTTTATTGAAGAAGATAAGGATGCAACTTCATCCTCCAACGGAAAGATCCTTATGGCCACAGTAAAGGGCGATGTTCATGATATTGGAAAGAACATAGTTTCGGTAGTTCTGGCCTGCAACAACTATGAGATCATCGATCTGGGGGTAATGGTGCCTGCAGAGAAGATCATAGCAACAGCCAAGGAGGAGAATGTCGATATTATTGGGCTCAGTGGTTTGATAACACCTTCGTTAGACGAAATGGTCTTTCTTGCCAAAGAAATGCAGCGCCAGCAGTTTGAAGTGCCGCTTCTTATAGGTGGAGCTACCACAAGCAGAGCACATACCGCGGTTAAGATAGATCCGCAATACGAAAATGCCGTGGTGCATGTTAACGACGCCTCCCGGGCGGTAACAGTGGTAGGAGACCTGCTTCAGAAAGACAGAAAACAGGGATATAAAAACGACCTAAAGAAAGAATACGCAGAATTTAGAGAAAACTTTCTTGGACGCCAGCAGAGGAAAGAATATCTCAGCCTGGAAGAGGCCAGAAAGAATAAGTTATCCCTGGACTGGAGTAGTGATCATATCGTTACCCCCAACGAACCCGGGATCCATCAAATTATGGATCTGGATCTCAATTTGTTATTGCCATATATCGATTGGACCCCTTTCTTCAGGAGTTGGGACCTGCACGGTCGGTTTCCGAACATTCTTGAAGATAGGGTGGTAGGAGAACAGGCCACAGAGTTGTATGAGGATGCTCAGCAAATGCTTAGGCGGATTATTTCTGAAAAATTGTTGCAAGCCAGGGCGGTTTTCGGACTTTTTGAAGCGAACAGTATAAACGATGATGATATAGAGGTTGTGGTTCCTTCTGAAGGTAATTCAGAAAAAAAGATCTTCCGAACCTTAAGACAACAATCCAGAAAAGCAAAAGATAGGCCCAACCTGGCTCTGGCAGATTTTATCGCGCCGAAGGATACGGGGATCACAGATTATATGGGTTGTTTTTGTGTAACGGCCGGCTTTGGAACCGACGAGCTGGCTATGAAATTTGAACAAGAGCACGACGACTATAACAGCATAATGGTAAAAGCACTTGCCGATAGGCTGGTGGAAGCTTTCGCCGAGTATTTACACGAACAGGTGAGAAAAAAATACTGGGGTTACGCCGCCGATGAAGAATTAAGCAATACAGAGCTTATAAGCGAATCCTACCAGGGGATTAGACCGGCTCCCGGCTATCCTGCCTGTCCCGACCATCTGGAAAAAGAGACCATTTGGGACATTCTCAAAGTGAAGGAGACCATTGGTGTATCACTCACAGAGAGCCTTGCTATGTGGCCAGCAGCTTCGGTTTCGGGATATTATTTCGGAAATGCAGAGGCAAAATATTTTGGTTTGGGAAAGATCAGGGAAGATCAGGTAAAAGATTTTGCATCGAGAAAAGGAATTTCAGAAGAAAAAGCCTTTAAATGGCTACAAACAAGTTTAGCAGATTAA
- a CDS encoding trans-sulfuration enzyme family protein: MSATKIIHAIPSDPLTGAISVPVYQTSTFIQEAPGVNKGFDYARSNNPTRKVLEDVIAELEGGDAGFAFSTGLAAIDAVLKLLSAGDEIVAVDDIYGGAYRLFTHVYEKLGISVNYVDTTEVDNVAAAVNEKTKFIWIESPTNPTLKVSDIRAIAAIAAQVGAYLVVDNTFASPIGQNPISLGADIVIHSGTKYIGGHSDLVAGLVVTAAPELSEKIKFVQNASGGVLGPWDCFLTIRGIETLDIRFRKQSENALSIARFLQHHPEVDEVFYPGLDTHKNHHIAARQQNNLFGGVVSFSLKNDSTDVANAFVTHTRFFKLAESLGGVKSLLCHPAQMTHASIPRDRRLRSGIKDSLIRLSCGIEEPQDLIEDLNTAFKSVNTATQLIYA; this comes from the coding sequence ATGAGTGCAACAAAAATTATTCATGCGATCCCAAGTGATCCGCTTACCGGGGCTATTTCTGTACCGGTCTATCAAACTTCAACTTTTATTCAGGAAGCGCCTGGTGTGAACAAGGGCTTCGACTATGCCCGCTCTAACAATCCAACCCGTAAGGTGCTGGAAGATGTGATCGCCGAATTGGAAGGTGGCGATGCCGGTTTTGCCTTCTCTACCGGACTTGCGGCCATCGACGCCGTATTAAAACTCTTATCGGCCGGAGATGAGATCGTGGCAGTAGATGATATTTACGGTGGTGCCTACAGACTTTTTACCCACGTCTACGAAAAACTTGGTATTAGTGTGAACTATGTGGACACAACCGAGGTGGACAATGTGGCTGCCGCTGTTAATGAAAAGACCAAATTCATCTGGATAGAATCTCCAACAAATCCTACCCTAAAAGTTTCAGATATCCGCGCTATTGCCGCAATAGCTGCACAAGTTGGAGCATATCTTGTGGTGGACAACACTTTTGCCAGTCCCATCGGGCAAAACCCTATTTCCCTGGGGGCCGATATTGTTATTCACAGCGGTACCAAATATATTGGAGGCCATTCAGACCTGGTAGCAGGACTTGTGGTCACCGCTGCGCCGGAGCTTTCAGAAAAAATAAAATTTGTGCAGAATGCCTCTGGAGGAGTATTGGGTCCCTGGGATTGTTTTCTTACCATACGCGGTATCGAAACCCTGGATATCCGGTTTAGAAAACAATCTGAAAATGCCTTATCAATAGCGCGATTCCTGCAACATCATCCCGAAGTTGACGAGGTGTTCTATCCGGGTCTGGATACCCATAAAAATCATCACATCGCAGCCAGACAACAGAATAATCTGTTTGGCGGTGTGGTTTCATTCAGTTTAAAAAACGATTCCACTGATGTAGCAAATGCCTTTGTTACCCACACCAGGTTCTTCAAATTGGCGGAAAGTCTGGGAGGGGTGAAAAGTCTGCTATGTCATCCGGCTCAAATGACGCATGCCTCTATCCCAAGGGATCGTAGACTGCGGTCGGGAATTAAGGATTCACTCATTAGACTATCCTGCGGAATAGAAGAACCACAGGATCTAATAGAAGATCTGAATACTGCCTTTAAAAGCGTCAATACAGCAACCCAATTAATCTATGCCTGA
- a CDS encoding homoserine kinase — protein MDQLQIFSPATVANVSCGYDAMAFALESLGDEMTFRKNDLGKTRIVKIEGADLPFESNKNVAAAVAKRMLQDAGANFGVDIEIVKKYKPGSGLGSSAASGAGAAFAINQLLNNRYTKLEQLKYAMFGEEVACGSQIADNVAAALYGGFVLIRSYEPLDIVSIPTPSQLFVTVIHPQIEIKTEDARNILPKEIPMKTAISQWANVGGLIAGLHSSDYDLIGRSLTDHVVEPYRKKFIPHFDALKRAALDHGALGAGISGSGPSVFALVKGAEMAEKIAAAFNEVYKDSAIDYRIYTSGIAKTGITLSNE, from the coding sequence ATGGATCAGCTTCAGATATTCTCTCCTGCAACTGTTGCCAACGTATCTTGCGGTTACGATGCTATGGCGTTCGCACTGGAATCTCTAGGGGATGAAATGACATTTCGGAAGAATGATTTGGGGAAAACCCGCATTGTAAAGATAGAAGGGGCCGATCTGCCATTCGAATCCAATAAGAATGTAGCGGCTGCAGTTGCCAAACGAATGCTGCAGGACGCAGGCGCCAATTTTGGTGTGGATATAGAGATCGTTAAAAAATACAAACCGGGAAGCGGATTAGGAAGTAGCGCAGCCAGTGGAGCGGGAGCTGCTTTTGCCATAAACCAACTGCTTAATAACCGCTATACAAAACTAGAACAACTTAAATACGCTATGTTTGGGGAAGAAGTGGCGTGCGGATCTCAGATCGCAGATAATGTGGCCGCTGCACTCTACGGAGGATTTGTGCTAATTCGTAGTTACGAACCTTTGGATATCGTTTCTATTCCTACACCCTCCCAATTATTCGTTACAGTGATCCATCCACAAATTGAAATAAAGACCGAAGACGCCAGAAATATTCTACCCAAAGAGATCCCAATGAAAACAGCAATATCCCAATGGGCGAATGTGGGCGGACTCATAGCAGGGTTGCATAGTTCAGATTACGATCTCATTGGCAGGTCACTAACCGATCATGTGGTAGAACCTTATCGCAAGAAGTTCATTCCACATTTCGATGCCTTAAAAAGAGCTGCGTTGGATCATGGAGCTTTGGGAGCAGGGATCTCAGGATCCGGGCCCTCGGTATTCGCCCTGGTAAAAGGAGCAGAAATGGCAGAAAAGATCGCGGCTGCTTTCAATGAGGTGTATAAGGATTCGGCCATCGATTACCGAATTTATACCTCGGGAATCGCCAAAACAGGAATAACATTGAGCAACGAATAA
- a CDS encoding homoserine dehydrogenase family protein, whose amino-acid sequence MSTEIKENNTSRIDLQLLKKKKVNLAVFGHGNVGGKLLDQILESAASISERKHIVLNVFAVANSGQLLFQTDGIDENWRNKLKAEKAGWDISEVIKFARQYNLKNLIAIDNTGSTEFVEHYPKLIEGGFNLVSSNKHPNTRDLEFYHELRSLLQRHEKEFFYETNVGAGLPLIDTIKLLHLSGENITRIRGVFSGSLSYIFNTFSENDDSFGNVLKKAMNYGFTEPDPREDLSGNDVGRKLLILARELDLHHELTDVNIENLIPKPLRTIPKHEFLEQLDALDVKFHIKKRNQKKDHVLRYIGDLHGDLSEVNGGTLDVKLVSVPRDSTLGQLSNSDSLFEIYTQNYAQHPITIKGAGAGGAVTARGVLGDILRLSDKL is encoded by the coding sequence ATGAGTACCGAAATAAAAGAAAACAATACCAGCCGAATTGATCTTCAACTTTTGAAAAAGAAGAAGGTCAATCTGGCGGTATTTGGTCATGGAAACGTAGGTGGTAAGCTGTTGGATCAGATCCTGGAATCGGCGGCATCCATTAGTGAAAGGAAACATATCGTCCTTAATGTTTTTGCTGTGGCGAATTCCGGGCAACTATTGTTTCAAACCGATGGCATTGATGAGAACTGGAGAAATAAACTGAAGGCAGAGAAAGCAGGTTGGGACATTTCCGAGGTGATAAAATTTGCCAGGCAATATAACCTGAAGAACCTTATCGCTATTGATAATACAGGGAGTACAGAATTTGTAGAACATTATCCGAAGCTGATCGAAGGAGGATTTAACCTTGTTTCATCCAACAAACATCCTAACACCAGGGATCTTGAATTCTACCACGAACTGCGTAGTCTGCTTCAGCGTCATGAAAAGGAATTCTTTTATGAAACAAATGTAGGTGCGGGTTTGCCTCTTATAGACACCATAAAATTACTTCATTTGTCCGGTGAGAATATCACGCGTATCCGAGGAGTGTTTTCCGGTTCTCTGAGTTATATCTTTAATACTTTTTCTGAAAATGATGATAGCTTCGGAAATGTGCTGAAGAAAGCCATGAATTATGGTTTTACCGAACCCGATCCAAGGGAAGATCTTTCGGGTAACGACGTGGGAAGAAAATTGCTTATTTTGGCTCGCGAATTAGATTTACACCACGAATTAACCGACGTGAATATCGAGAATCTAATTCCGAAGCCTTTACGAACCATTCCGAAGCATGAATTCCTGGAACAGTTGGATGCTCTTGATGTTAAGTTTCATATTAAGAAACGAAATCAGAAAAAAGATCACGTGCTTAGATACATTGGTGATCTCCATGGGGATCTTTCCGAAGTAAATGGTGGTACACTGGATGTGAAGCTGGTTTCGGTACCGCGGGACAGTACCCTAGGACAGCTTAGTAACAGTGATTCGTTATTCGAGATATACACTCAAAACTACGCCCAGCACCCCATTACCATAAAAGGTGCGGGTGCAGGCGGAGCGGTTACGGCCCGGGGTGTATTGGGCGATATATTGAGATTAAGCGATAAACTATAA
- the metF gene encoding methylenetetrahydrofolate reductase [NAD(P)H]: MKVTEHIANGKGKTQFSFEILPPLKGQNIQSIFDSIDPLMEFKPPFIDVTYHREEYVYKEMENGLLQKKVVKKRPGTVGICAAIQNKYQVDAIPHILCGGFTKEDTENFLIDLDFLGIDNVMALRGDAVKTETYFTPEKEGHRYANELVQQIDALNKGEYLDEEIMNQAQTDFCIGVAGYPEKHMEAPNMESDLHFLKKKLKNGAEYIVTQMFFDNNKYFEFVEKCRSAGITAPIIPGLKPISTKKQLNLIPQRFNADLPEALIKEVLKCETNEQVKEVGIEWCVEQSKELIKEKVPFLHYYSMGKSDNIKAIARQLF, encoded by the coding sequence ATGAAAGTAACAGAACATATTGCCAACGGAAAGGGAAAAACCCAGTTTTCATTCGAAATTTTACCCCCTTTGAAGGGGCAGAATATCCAGTCGATCTTCGACAGTATCGACCCCCTAATGGAGTTCAAACCACCCTTTATCGACGTAACGTACCATCGGGAAGAGTACGTTTATAAAGAAATGGAAAATGGGCTACTTCAGAAAAAAGTAGTGAAAAAACGACCCGGGACTGTAGGTATTTGCGCCGCCATACAGAATAAGTACCAGGTAGATGCTATACCGCATATACTTTGCGGTGGCTTTACAAAAGAGGACACAGAGAATTTCCTGATCGACCTGGATTTCCTGGGGATTGATAATGTAATGGCCTTGCGTGGGGATGCCGTGAAAACAGAGACCTATTTCACTCCCGAGAAGGAAGGCCATCGTTATGCAAATGAGTTGGTTCAACAGATAGATGCTCTCAATAAAGGCGAATACCTGGACGAGGAAATAATGAATCAGGCACAGACAGATTTCTGTATTGGCGTGGCGGGATATCCCGAGAAACATATGGAAGCTCCCAATATGGAAAGCGATTTACATTTTCTGAAAAAGAAACTTAAGAACGGTGCGGAATATATTGTTACCCAGATGTTCTTTGATAACAATAAGTATTTTGAATTTGTGGAAAAGTGTCGCTCTGCGGGAATAACTGCGCCTATCATCCCCGGACTTAAACCTATTTCTACTAAGAAACAATTAAACCTTATCCCGCAGCGATTTAATGCAGACCTGCCTGAAGCCCTTATCAAGGAAGTCCTTAAATGTGAGACTAATGAACAGGTAAAAGAGGTAGGGATCGAGTGGTGTGTGGAACAAAGCAAAGAACTTATAAAGGAAAAGGTTCCCTTTCTGCATTATTATTCTATGGGAAAGAGTGATAATATAAAGGCAATTGCGAGGCAATTATTTTAA
- the proC gene encoding pyrroline-5-carboxylate reductase, translated as MDKKVAIIGCGNLGIAILKGLLDSKYTAAENITVTRRNVEALSEFSREGVVVTTDNRSAVKNADLILVALKPHNILTVLQDLKQEFDPNRHILISLATGISIAQLGEASSTELSIFRAMPNTAAFVKESLTCICANTDNRQTLETVRQLFDGIGEIQFIEEELMEAATVLGACGIAYVLRFMRAMVQGGIQIGFSSKVASFIVNQTVNGASRLLIEKRAHPEEEIDKVTTPKGCTIEGLNEMEHNGFSSALIKGIVTSFEKIEK; from the coding sequence ATGGATAAGAAAGTAGCGATCATTGGTTGTGGGAATTTGGGAATAGCTATTCTAAAAGGATTGCTGGACAGCAAGTATACCGCAGCAGAGAATATCACCGTAACTCGAAGGAATGTGGAGGCTCTTAGCGAATTCTCCAGGGAAGGAGTAGTGGTTACAACCGATAATCGTTCAGCGGTTAAAAATGCCGATCTCATCCTCGTTGCCTTGAAACCGCATAACATCCTAACCGTTTTACAAGATCTAAAACAAGAATTTGACCCTAACAGGCATATCCTGATATCCCTCGCAACTGGAATCTCAATTGCCCAACTAGGAGAGGCTAGCTCGACAGAGCTGTCAATATTCAGGGCTATGCCTAATACTGCCGCTTTTGTAAAGGAGTCGCTCACTTGTATTTGTGCGAATACCGATAACCGGCAGACGCTGGAAACAGTGCGGCAGTTATTTGATGGGATAGGGGAGATCCAGTTCATAGAAGAAGAGCTTATGGAAGCGGCCACCGTCCTGGGAGCCTGTGGTATTGCCTATGTCTTACGATTTATGCGGGCCATGGTTCAGGGTGGGATCCAAATTGGTTTTAGCTCTAAAGTTGCAAGTTTTATAGTAAATCAGACAGTGAACGGAGCATCGAGATTACTTATAGAGAAAAGGGCACATCCCGAGGAGGAGATCGATAAGGTTACTACCCCCAAAGGATGTACAATTGAAGGGTTAAATGAAATGGAGCACAATGGATTTAGCTCTGCACTAATTAAGGGAATTGTTACCTCCTTTGAAAAGATCGAAAAATAA